A portion of the Luxibacter massiliensis genome contains these proteins:
- a CDS encoding aminopeptidase P family N-terminal domain-containing protein — MKVSERVDRLRQLMEEKGIDVYVVPTADFHQSEYVGEHFKARAFMTGFTGSAGTAVFTKDEAGMWTDGRYFIQAAQQMDGSGVMLRRMGEPGVPSVEEYVNMVLPNEGIIGFDGRTVGVDEGQAYADIAADKGGTVVYDCDLVDSIWQDRPPLSEKPAFLLDIQYAGETTESKLGRVREVMKQAGASRHIITSLDDTGWLLNIRGDDVEYFPLLLSYTVVNMNTVDLYADERKFNTEILEEFKKNHVCIHPYNDVYEAVKGFSADDVVLIDPRRMNYALYNNIPENVKTVKQENPTVLMKAVKNDVEIENIRKAHIKDGVAHTKFMYWLKNTVGKEVITELSASDKLEALRAEQENFLWPSFEPICAYKEHGAIVHYTSTPETNVELKEGALFLTDTGGHYYEGSTDITRTVALGEISQEEKDHFTAVAVSMLNLADVRFLYGCTGMNLDYVAREPFWRQNLNFNHGTGHGVGYLGNIHEPPTGFRWQFRPNEIHPFEANMIITDEPGIYIEGSHGIRTENELLVCKGEKNEYGQFMYFEPITFVPIDLDAINPDLMTEKEKKLLNDYHKKVYELIAPHLAEEEKEWLKKYTQAI; from the coding sequence ATGAAAGTATCAGAAAGAGTTGACAGACTCCGCCAGCTGATGGAAGAAAAGGGCATAGATGTGTATGTTGTGCCTACTGCTGATTTCCATCAGAGTGAATATGTTGGGGAACATTTCAAGGCCAGGGCGTTTATGACAGGATTTACAGGGTCAGCAGGGACGGCTGTATTTACGAAGGATGAAGCGGGCATGTGGACAGATGGCCGGTATTTTATCCAGGCGGCACAGCAGATGGATGGTTCCGGCGTGATGCTGCGCAGGATGGGAGAGCCTGGGGTTCCCAGTGTGGAGGAATATGTAAATATGGTCCTGCCTAATGAAGGAATCATTGGTTTCGATGGGCGCACCGTGGGTGTGGATGAAGGACAGGCATATGCAGATATTGCGGCGGATAAAGGGGGAACGGTGGTTTATGACTGCGACTTGGTAGATTCTATATGGCAGGACAGGCCGCCCCTGTCAGAAAAACCAGCCTTTTTGCTGGACATTCAATATGCCGGTGAGACTACTGAGTCTAAATTGGGCCGGGTAAGGGAAGTCATGAAGCAGGCGGGGGCATCCAGGCATATAATAACCAGCCTGGATGACACAGGATGGCTGTTAAATATCAGAGGAGATGATGTAGAGTACTTCCCGCTTCTTTTGTCCTACACGGTTGTCAATATGAATACTGTGGACCTGTATGCAGATGAGAGAAAGTTTAACACTGAAATTCTGGAGGAATTTAAGAAGAACCATGTTTGCATACACCCATACAATGATGTCTACGAGGCTGTAAAAGGATTTTCAGCAGATGATGTTGTTTTAATAGATCCAAGAAGGATGAATTATGCCCTTTATAATAATATTCCTGAGAACGTAAAGACAGTAAAGCAGGAGAACCCTACAGTCCTCATGAAAGCTGTAAAAAATGACGTGGAGATTGAGAATATCAGGAAGGCGCACATCAAAGATGGTGTTGCACATACGAAATTTATGTATTGGCTGAAGAATACAGTGGGGAAAGAAGTCATAACAGAACTCAGCGCCTCGGACAAGCTGGAAGCGCTGAGGGCAGAGCAGGAGAATTTCCTGTGGCCTAGTTTCGAACCCATTTGCGCATACAAAGAGCATGGGGCAATCGTGCATTATACCTCCACGCCTGAGACAAATGTGGAGTTAAAGGAAGGGGCGCTTTTCCTGACAGACACAGGGGGCCATTATTATGAAGGCTCAACAGATATTACAAGGACTGTGGCCCTTGGGGAGATCAGCCAGGAGGAGAAGGACCATTTTACAGCGGTAGCTGTCAGTATGCTGAATCTGGCAGATGTAAGATTCCTGTATGGCTGTACTGGCATGAATCTGGACTATGTGGCCAGGGAGCCATTCTGGAGGCAGAACCTGAACTTTAACCATGGTACCGGACATGGGGTGGGGTATCTCGGCAATATCCACGAACCACCTACAGGTTTCCGCTGGCAGTTCAGGCCCAACGAGATACATCCTTTTGAGGCGAATATGATTATCACAGATGAACCGGGTATTTATATTGAAGGGTCACATGGTATCCGTACAGAAAATGAGCTTCTTGTATGCAAGGGAGAAAAGAATGAGTACGGCCAGTTTATGTATTTTGAGCCAATTACATTTGTGCCCATTGATTTGGATGCCATAAACCCTGACCTGATGACAGAGAAGGAGAAGAAACTGCTCAACGATTACCATAAAAAAGTATATGAGCTGATTGCCCCTCATCTGGCAGAAGAGGAGAAAGAATGGCTTAAGAAGTATACGCAGGCTATATAG
- a CDS encoding oxaloacetate decarboxylase subunit alpha, with protein sequence MAEIEKKPVKITETILRDAHQSLIATRMTTEQMLPIVDKMDKVGYHAVECWGGATFDASLRFLHEDPWDRLRKFRDGFKNTKLQMLFRGQNILGYRPYADDVVEYFVQKSAANGIDIIRIFDCMNDIRNLQTAVTAANKEKAHAQVAMSYTLGDAYTMEYWVDLAKRIEDMGANSICVKDMAGLLCPYQATDLVTALKEAVSIPIEMHTHYTSGVGSMTYLKSVEAGADIIDTAMSPFALGTSQPATEVMVETFKGTPYDTGLDQNLLAEIADYFRPIRDEALESGLLNPKNMGVNIKTLLYQVPGGMLSNLTSQLKEQGAEDKFYDVLEEVPRVRKDLGEPPLVTPSSQIVGTQAVFNVLMGERYKMATKETKDVLAGKYGATAKPFNPEVQKKVIGDTEVITCRPADLIPNELDTLRKECEQWIQQDEDVLTYALFPQVATDYFKYREAQQTKVDAKVADTENGSYPV encoded by the coding sequence ATGGCAGAGATAGAAAAGAAACCAGTTAAAATAACAGAGACAATACTGCGTGACGCGCATCAGTCCCTGATTGCCACGAGAATGACAACAGAGCAGATGCTGCCTATCGTAGATAAAATGGACAAAGTAGGGTACCATGCTGTAGAGTGCTGGGGCGGCGCTACATTCGATGCCTCCCTGAGGTTCCTCCATGAGGATCCATGGGACAGACTCCGTAAATTCCGGGATGGTTTTAAGAATACTAAGCTGCAGATGCTGTTCAGAGGGCAGAATATTCTTGGGTACCGTCCTTATGCAGATGATGTGGTAGAATATTTTGTGCAGAAATCAGCCGCTAATGGCATAGACATTATCCGTATCTTTGACTGTATGAATGATATCCGAAATCTGCAGACAGCAGTTACGGCGGCAAACAAGGAGAAGGCGCACGCACAGGTGGCTATGTCCTATACCCTGGGGGATGCCTATACAATGGAATACTGGGTGGATCTGGCAAAGAGAATCGAGGACATGGGTGCAAACTCTATCTGTGTAAAAGATATGGCAGGACTGCTCTGCCCATACCAGGCCACAGATCTTGTGACAGCGCTGAAAGAAGCTGTCAGCATCCCCATCGAGATGCATACCCACTATACTTCCGGCGTAGGTTCTATGACATATCTGAAGTCAGTGGAGGCTGGCGCAGATATCATTGATACTGCTATGTCACCTTTTGCCCTCGGCACTTCACAGCCAGCCACAGAAGTTATGGTTGAGACGTTCAAGGGGACGCCCTATGATACAGGGTTGGATCAGAACCTGCTGGCTGAGATTGCAGACTATTTCAGGCCAATCAGAGACGAGGCCCTTGAGAGCGGACTGCTCAACCCGAAGAATATGGGCGTAAATATCAAGACTCTTCTCTATCAGGTTCCGGGAGGTATGCTTTCCAACTTGACTTCACAGCTCAAAGAGCAGGGGGCAGAGGATAAGTTTTATGATGTACTTGAGGAAGTACCGCGGGTGCGTAAGGATTTAGGCGAGCCGCCGCTTGTTACTCCATCTTCTCAGATCGTGGGGACACAGGCTGTATTTAATGTCCTGATGGGAGAACGCTACAAAATGGCTACCAAGGAGACAAAGGATGTGTTAGCTGGAAAATACGGGGCAACAGCAAAGCCGTTTAACCCAGAGGTGCAGAAGAAGGTTATTGGGGACACAGAGGTCATTACATGCCGCCCGGCAGATTTAATCCCCAACGAGCTGGATACTCTGCGCAAAGAATGTGAGCAGTGGATACAGCAGGATGAGGATGTGCTGACATATGCGCTGTTCCCCCAGGTTGCGACAGATTACTTTAAGTACAGGGAAGCACAGCAGACAAAAGTGGATGCAAAAGTAGCGGACACTGAAAACGGGTCATATCCGGTATAA
- a CDS encoding sodium ion-translocating decarboxylase subunit beta yields MEYISNTLGNLVQQTAFMNLTIGNLVMIAVACVFLYLAIRHGFEPLLLVPIAFGMLLVNIYPDIMLHAEDAANGTGGLLYYFYMLDEWSILPSLIFLGVGAMTDFGPLIANPKSFLLGAAAQFGIFAAYLGAMAMGFSDKAAAAISIIGGADGPTSIFLAGKLQQTAILGPIAVAAYSYMSLVPIIQPPIMKLLTTKKERQVKMDQLRPVSKLERILFPIIVTIVVCVILPTTAPLVGMLMLGNLFKESGVVRQLTDTAANALMYIVVILLGTSVGATTSAEAFLNMDTIKIVILGLIAFAFGTAAGVLFGKIMCKLSGGKVNPLIGSAGVSAVPMAARVSQKVGAEADPTNFLLMHAMGPNVAGVIGTAVAAGTFMAIFGVK; encoded by the coding sequence ATGGAATATATTTCAAATACGCTGGGAAACCTCGTGCAGCAGACCGCATTTATGAATCTGACCATAGGAAACCTGGTCATGATTGCGGTTGCATGTGTGTTCCTCTATTTAGCAATTAGGCACGGCTTTGAGCCGCTGCTGCTTGTTCCTATAGCCTTCGGTATGTTGCTGGTCAATATCTATCCAGATATTATGCTTCATGCAGAAGATGCTGCCAATGGAACAGGAGGACTTCTCTATTACTTTTATATGCTTGACGAATGGTCAATTCTGCCATCTTTGATTTTCCTTGGTGTAGGGGCGATGACAGACTTTGGGCCATTGATTGCCAACCCGAAGAGTTTTCTTCTCGGTGCGGCAGCACAGTTCGGTATTTTTGCAGCCTACCTCGGCGCTATGGCTATGGGATTTTCAGACAAGGCTGCGGCAGCTATTTCTATCATTGGCGGTGCAGACGGCCCTACATCTATTTTCCTTGCCGGGAAGCTGCAGCAGACTGCCATACTGGGACCCATTGCGGTGGCGGCATATTCATATATGTCCCTGGTTCCGATCATACAGCCGCCGATTATGAAGCTCCTTACAACGAAAAAAGAGCGCCAAGTCAAGATGGATCAGTTGAGGCCAGTTTCAAAGCTGGAGAGAATTCTTTTCCCGATTATTGTTACCATCGTGGTTTGTGTGATTCTTCCTACAACAGCTCCATTGGTAGGTATGCTGATGCTTGGCAACTTGTTCAAGGAATCTGGTGTGGTCAGACAGCTTACAGACACTGCAGCAAATGCCCTGATGTACATCGTTGTAATCCTGCTCGGCACATCAGTAGGGGCTACCACAAGTGCAGAGGCATTCCTGAATATGGATACCATCAAAATCGTAATTCTCGGTTTGATTGCATTTGCATTTGGTACTGCTGCAGGTGTGCTTTTCGGTAAAATCATGTGTAAATTATCCGGCGGAAAGGTAAATCCGCTGATTGGTTCCGCAGGTGTTTCCGCGGTCCCCATGGCGGCCAGAGTTTCACAGAAGGTCGGGGCAGAGGCAGATCCAACAAACTTCCTGCTGATGCATGCGATGGGGCCAAATGTGGCGGGTGTTATCGGTACTGCCGTGGCAGCCGGGACATTTATGGCTATTTTTGGGGTTAAATAA
- a CDS encoding biotin/lipoyl-containing protein codes for MKNYTITVNGNVYDVTVEENGVGAAPAPVAAPRPMPAAAPKAAPAAPAAAKSGSAGSIQVKAGAAGKVFKIEANVGQSVQPGDAVVIIEAMKMEIPVVAPEAGTVASIDVAVGDAVEAGAVLATLN; via the coding sequence ATGAAAAATTATACAATTACAGTAAACGGAAATGTGTATGATGTAACAGTGGAAGAAAATGGGGTAGGAGCGGCTCCCGCACCAGTGGCTGCACCCAGGCCGATGCCGGCTGCAGCGCCGAAGGCAGCACCAGCGGCACCAGCAGCTGCTAAGTCTGGTTCAGCAGGAAGTATTCAGGTAAAAGCAGGGGCAGCCGGAAAAGTATTTAAAATTGAAGCAAATGTAGGACAGAGTGTACAGCCTGGTGATGCAGTTGTCATCATTGAGGCAATGAAGATGGAAATACCTGTAGTAGCCCCGGAGGCAGGAACAGTTGCCAGCATTGATGTAGCAGTAGGAGATGCGGTGGAAGCAGGAGCAGTGTTAGCTACATTAAACTAG
- a CDS encoding OadG family transporter subunit: MKKKISLTGLVLLLILSFTGCGSKAADTAQYDQDMMQQYADTVIQSFNNMAESDFEGFSEMSDLELNLTLLQSGLPIESDDFLAMIEAWKAGIKECGGLIDMGEYRLETSNSGATLSAEADFENRDGELSFAFDEKMNLESLTVNANYTTGEILEKAGLNTILGMGTVFVVLIFISFIISLFKFIPAIEKKFSKKAEAVNTEPAPAKAAEPAAEAVQASDDGGELAAVIAAAIAASEGTSTDGFVVRSIKRRKSNKWS, translated from the coding sequence GTGAAGAAAAAAATCAGTTTAACAGGGCTTGTTTTACTCCTCATCCTCAGCTTTACAGGATGTGGGAGCAAAGCAGCCGACACAGCACAATATGATCAGGACATGATGCAGCAGTATGCAGACACAGTCATCCAGAGTTTTAATAACATGGCTGAAAGTGATTTTGAAGGGTTTTCTGAGATGTCTGACCTTGAGCTGAACCTGACATTGCTGCAGTCAGGGCTGCCCATTGAGTCAGACGACTTCCTGGCAATGATAGAAGCATGGAAGGCCGGAATCAAAGAATGCGGCGGACTTATAGATATGGGAGAATACCGGCTGGAGACTTCAAACAGCGGGGCAACGCTTAGTGCAGAGGCAGACTTTGAGAATAGGGATGGAGAACTTTCTTTTGCTTTTGACGAGAAGATGAACCTGGAAAGCCTGACGGTGAATGCCAATTATACAACCGGCGAGATTCTGGAGAAGGCGGGACTTAATACAATACTGGGAATGGGAACTGTATTTGTTGTATTGATTTTCATCTCATTCATTATTTCTTTATTTAAGTTTATCCCTGCAATTGAAAAGAAATTCAGTAAAAAGGCAGAGGCCGTAAATACAGAGCCGGCTCCTGCTAAGGCGGCAGAGCCTGCAGCGGAGGCTGTACAGGCATCAGACGACGGCGGAGAGCTTGCAGCAGTAATTGCAGCGGCAATTGCTGCATCCGAAGGTACTTCCACAGATGGGTTTGTGGTCCGTTCCATAAAGAGAAGAAAATCAAATAAATGGAGTTAA
- a CDS encoding acyl-CoA carboxylase subunit beta has protein sequence MSYNATENPASRRIAMLLDEGSFVEIGGAVTARNTDFNLQKKDTPADGVITGYGVIDGNLVYVYSQDATVLKGAVGEMHAKKIANIYDMAMKMGAPVIGMVDCAGLRLQEATDALEAFGSLYFKQSMASGVIPQITAVFGMCGGGLAVVPGLTDFTFMESSQGRLFVNSPNALEGNEMSKCDTATPEYQSKTAGLVDGIGEEAEILGQIRTLACMIPANNEDDLSYTECTDDLNRACADIANASEDTGIALAAISDNHVFFETKKEYAKDMVTGFIRLNGMTVGAVANRSKVYGEDGSAAEEFDNALTVDGCKKAIDFVNFCDAFSIPVLTLTNISGFAATVESEKNMARAVARLTYTFANATVPKVNVIVGKAFGSAYVAMNSKSIGADMVYAWPSAEIGMMDSGLAAKIMYEDADAETLKEKASEYKELQSSPLSAARRGYVDAIIEPADTRKYVIGAFEMLFTKREDRPDKKHGTV, from the coding sequence ATGAGCTACAACGCTACAGAAAACCCGGCGAGCAGAAGAATTGCCATGCTGCTTGATGAGGGGAGCTTTGTTGAGATCGGCGGTGCTGTTACAGCCAGGAACACAGATTTCAACCTGCAGAAAAAAGACACTCCGGCAGATGGTGTCATCACTGGTTACGGGGTGATTGATGGCAATCTTGTGTATGTGTACAGCCAGGATGCTACTGTATTGAAGGGGGCAGTGGGCGAGATGCACGCAAAGAAGATTGCAAATATTTATGATATGGCAATGAAAATGGGGGCTCCAGTCATCGGTATGGTAGACTGTGCCGGTTTAAGGCTACAGGAGGCTACGGATGCGCTGGAGGCTTTTGGAAGCCTGTATTTTAAGCAGTCTATGGCTTCCGGCGTGATTCCGCAGATCACTGCTGTATTCGGAATGTGCGGCGGCGGCCTTGCTGTTGTTCCCGGATTGACAGATTTTACTTTTATGGAAAGCAGCCAGGGCAGATTATTTGTAAATTCTCCTAATGCACTGGAGGGAAATGAGATGTCCAAATGTGACACAGCCACCCCAGAATACCAGAGCAAGACAGCAGGCTTAGTGGATGGCATCGGTGAGGAGGCAGAGATTCTCGGGCAGATCCGTACTTTGGCCTGCATGATTCCTGCAAATAATGAGGACGACCTTTCCTACACAGAATGTACAGATGACCTGAACCGCGCCTGTGCAGATATTGCCAATGCATCAGAAGATACAGGCATTGCCCTTGCAGCAATTTCTGACAACCATGTTTTCTTTGAGACAAAGAAGGAATATGCAAAAGACATGGTGACAGGGTTCATCCGTTTAAACGGCATGACTGTGGGCGCCGTTGCCAACCGCTCTAAAGTATACGGCGAGGATGGCAGCGCCGCAGAGGAGTTTGACAACGCCCTGACAGTGGACGGATGTAAGAAAGCGATTGATTTTGTGAATTTCTGCGATGCGTTCTCAATCCCAGTCCTGACGCTTACAAATATTTCAGGATTTGCCGCTACCGTGGAGTCTGAAAAGAACATGGCGAGAGCCGTTGCGAGACTCACATATACATTTGCCAATGCCACGGTTCCCAAGGTAAATGTGATTGTAGGAAAGGCATTTGGAAGCGCTTATGTAGCCATGAACAGCAAATCTATCGGCGCGGATATGGTCTATGCATGGCCTTCAGCTGAGATCGGCATGATGGATTCTGGCCTGGCCGCGAAGATTATGTATGAAGATGCGGATGCTGAGACGCTGAAAGAAAAGGCGTCTGAATATAAAGAGCTGCAGTCCAGTCCACTTTCTGCTGCAAGAAGGGGATATGTAGATGCAATCATTGAACCGGCAGATACGAGGAAATATGTAATTGGAGCATTTGAGATGCTGTTCACAAAGAGAGAGGATCGTCCGGACAAAAAACACGGTACGGTTTAG